A stretch of Nitrospira sp. DNA encodes these proteins:
- a CDS encoding porin, with translation MRHVLPHPAVRMTAWLLGLLLLGFLFARWPTSAWAVEEGELVKSGGRWHYSHVEDPGLKYLLQKGIISQEEYDRGARIIESRQHLATPTSSITTGDGLNIKSGDKFLLKLRMLLRFRYSYHQYNQAWRTVGDGNNMPDYTTGPSPISAKQSDSSASTFGIRTLRLQFLGYAFDPDLRYNLTLTGDTREGNYNGSTVAGTVQVLDANVSSWHLPYAILRIGQQKVWFNRESITSIATISFVERSPIADAFTANGLNLRDQGITLQSDEAKYPVNYAIGVYNGTGINTDRLAMPLTSSGSGARANANEMMYVGRLLWNVSGRPGYGEGDILYTRVPQVALAIGYAYNPGLNLQAPNAQVRAQILGNNNGRLFGVGYVDLATTEVDVVAKYRGWGLQAEGYLRRQDVRGGNAELGMATGWYVMLGKFVIPRKLEVAVRYGIMDPNTHQGRDLLKDAGVAVNYSFDGTYNHRLVVDYSHITMGTGGYAGGRSSLAAQPGYGKDLIENRVRAMYQFYW, from the coding sequence GTGAGACATGTTCTGCCGCATCCCGCGGTGCGGATGACGGCTTGGCTGCTTGGCCTCTTGCTGCTGGGCTTTCTGTTCGCACGGTGGCCGACTTCTGCCTGGGCAGTTGAAGAGGGGGAGTTGGTCAAGAGCGGCGGCCGATGGCACTATTCGCACGTCGAAGACCCCGGGCTGAAATATCTTCTGCAAAAGGGGATCATTTCCCAGGAGGAGTACGACCGGGGTGCCAGAATCATCGAGAGCCGCCAGCATTTGGCCACGCCGACCTCCAGCATTACGACCGGCGACGGTCTCAATATCAAGAGCGGCGACAAGTTTCTGCTCAAGCTGAGAATGCTACTGAGGTTTCGCTACAGCTACCATCAGTACAACCAGGCCTGGCGGACGGTCGGCGATGGCAATAATATGCCCGATTACACGACGGGGCCATCGCCGATCTCCGCCAAACAGAGCGACTCGTCCGCCAGCACGTTCGGCATTCGCACGCTGCGCCTGCAATTCCTCGGCTACGCCTTCGATCCCGATTTGCGCTACAACCTGACGCTGACCGGCGACACCCGCGAGGGCAACTACAACGGTTCAACCGTGGCCGGCACGGTGCAGGTTTTGGACGCTAATGTGTCGTCCTGGCATCTGCCCTATGCCATTTTGCGGATCGGGCAGCAGAAGGTCTGGTTCAATCGCGAAAGCATTACCTCGATCGCGACCATTTCGTTCGTCGAACGCAGTCCGATCGCCGATGCCTTTACCGCCAACGGGCTCAATCTGCGCGATCAGGGCATCACGCTCCAAAGCGACGAAGCCAAATATCCCGTGAATTACGCGATCGGCGTCTATAACGGCACCGGTATTAATACCGACCGCTTGGCGATGCCGCTCACGTCGTCCGGATCGGGGGCGCGCGCGAATGCTAACGAGATGATGTATGTGGGGCGCCTGCTATGGAATGTCAGCGGGCGGCCGGGCTACGGAGAAGGCGACATCCTCTACACCCGTGTGCCGCAGGTCGCGCTTGCAATCGGCTATGCCTATAACCCCGGGCTGAATCTGCAGGCGCCCAATGCCCAAGTGCGGGCCCAGATTCTCGGGAACAACAACGGCCGCCTGTTCGGTGTGGGGTATGTGGATCTGGCCACCACGGAAGTCGATGTCGTGGCGAAGTACCGGGGTTGGGGGCTGCAAGCGGAGGGCTATCTTCGCCGCCAGGACGTGCGTGGCGGGAATGCCGAGCTGGGGATGGCGACGGGTTGGTATGTCATGCTGGGCAAGTTTGTGATTCCGCGCAAGCTGGAAGTGGCGGTGCGGTACGGGATCATGGATCCCAACACGCACCAGGGGCGGGATCTGCTCAAAGACGCGGGCGTGGCGGTCAACTACAGTTTCGACGGGACCTACAATCACCGCCTGGTTGTCGATTACTCCCACATTACGATGGGAACCGGCGGGTATGCCGGCGGGCGCAGTTCGCTGGCCGCTCAGCCAGGATATGGCAAGGATCTGATCGAGAATCGTGTGCGGGCCATGTATCAATTTTATTGGTAG
- the modA gene encoding molybdate ABC transporter substrate-binding protein: MKIWLYLCLAVLALGGLLPGDCRAARTEELTIAAAVPLKPALREILPLFEQRYPEVEVRVVYGFSHQLREQIEAGAPVDVFLPAVFDDAERLHAKGLTINGRPMLYAQTSLVLVTSASSHIAAASFRNMNVGTIFRLAVADPQTTALGDATQALLSTLRLTRSHPHIRYLYGLPDEVVKMVSEGEADAGIVFRSDATGNPKLRIMDRASADIGPPVLFGEAMVWTCRRASVIWAQRFAEFLQQEPVQDIFWRHGYDRVSSESYQARP, encoded by the coding sequence ATGAAGATCTGGCTGTACTTGTGTCTCGCCGTGTTGGCGCTGGGCGGCCTGTTACCAGGCGACTGCCGCGCGGCCCGCACGGAAGAATTGACCATTGCCGCGGCGGTCCCGCTTAAACCCGCGTTGCGTGAGATCTTGCCGCTGTTCGAGCAGCGCTATCCGGAGGTGGAGGTGCGGGTGGTGTACGGATTTTCTCATCAGCTCCGCGAGCAAATCGAAGCCGGTGCGCCGGTCGACGTCTTTCTTCCGGCCGTGTTTGACGATGCAGAGCGGCTTCACGCCAAAGGGTTGACGATCAACGGCCGGCCCATGCTGTATGCGCAAACGTCCCTGGTGCTGGTGACCTCGGCGTCCTCGCACATTGCGGCGGCCTCGTTCCGTAATATGAATGTGGGCACGATCTTTCGTCTGGCTGTCGCTGATCCCCAAACCACGGCGCTGGGGGATGCGACGCAGGCCCTGCTTTCTACGCTGCGATTGACACGGAGCCATCCCCATATCCGATACTTGTATGGATTGCCGGATGAAGTGGTGAAGATGGTGAGCGAGGGGGAAGCGGATGCGGGGATTGTCTTTCGTTCGGATGCGACGGGGAATCCCAAGTTGCGGATCATGGACCGGGCATCTGCCGACATCGGGCCGCCGGTCCTTTTCGGTGAAGCTATGGTGTGGACCTGCCGGCGGGCATCGGTGATCTGGGCTCAGCGGTTCGCCGAATTTTTGCAGCAGGAGCCGGTGCAAGATATTTTCTGGAGGCATGGCTATGATCGGGTGTCGTCCGAGTCTTACCAGGCTCGTCCGTAA
- a CDS encoding PAS domain S-box protein encodes MKQLPATRRFGLSLAMILGAAAVYALAFGPIYRLVGEVVAAFTVIPVALAGWLLGARAGLLAGVAGIFLNVLNFTLVGQVGWETVLRRWPAVLVSLAAGVVAGWASEGMRQASGESREARFERDRFFDLSMDLLCIAGTDGYFKRVNSAWERTLGFSREELCAKPFIEFVHPDDRIRTQEVMKQLSCGQPAVNFENRYLCRDGSYRWLTWAIPAPEQDPPVLYAAARDITELKQKEEALRQANDELGQCVAQRTHELVLANDSLRIADSWQRALIEAIQGIVWECDARTWRFTFVSHHAEPMLGYPVRRWLDEPDFWPRHIHPDDRAWAMDYCLTSSRTERKYSFEYRMIAADGRTVWLQDIVTVEADEDGPLLLRGVMVDITHRKEAEERLRQSEAFFSSVVDNLPNMVFVKDAKELRFVRLNKAGEALLGYSHHELVGRNDHDFFPPEEAGDFTAADWRVLSGGQLLDIPEEPIQTKHQGVRYLHTKKIPICDASGEPQYLLGISEDITERKQMEEVLCQTTAQLAAVIDSSPLAIVMLDRDLLVRLWNQAAERIFGWTAGEVLGQPHPIIPEEKQEEHRAFLQQAFQNQPVTNREVIRRRKDGTRIHVSLSTAAIRGDGGVVCGVVGILQDITERKQAEEALRASEERCSSLVSQATDIIYTANMEGRFTFVNAAACSIMQYGEQELLGRHYLDLVRPDYREAVQAFYKRQVAEQIPATYCEFPARTRRGEEVWLGQHVRLRVVDGRMEGVEVIARDITERKRMEAALQESELRLRRAVEEREQLSQDLHDNIIQSVYAIGMGLEECRHLVRENPAEGDKKLDLAIAGLNRVITDVRNYLVWEKPEEITPRELPAKLAELVVMMESVEGLRFSLDVDPTVVQRMTSTAASQLLHIVHEAMSNSLRHSKSRSGLVSLRTEERRIRLEVTDDGVGFDPAQAAGRGQGLGNMAARAQKLGARFQVVSMPGQGTQILIEMPLEEPHAARSR; translated from the coding sequence ATGAAACAGCTCCCAGCCACTCGGCGGTTTGGTCTGTCCCTTGCCATGATTCTTGGCGCGGCGGCGGTCTATGCGCTGGCGTTTGGGCCGATCTATCGGCTCGTCGGCGAGGTCGTGGCCGCATTCACGGTGATTCCTGTCGCGCTGGCGGGATGGCTCCTGGGCGCGCGCGCCGGCCTGCTGGCGGGAGTGGCGGGCATTTTTCTCAATGTACTCAACTTCACACTGGTGGGCCAGGTCGGATGGGAGACGGTGCTTAGACGATGGCCGGCCGTTCTGGTCAGTCTGGCCGCCGGTGTCGTGGCGGGCTGGGCGAGCGAAGGCATGCGGCAAGCCAGCGGGGAATCTCGCGAGGCGCGCTTTGAAAGGGACCGGTTTTTCGATCTCTCCATGGATCTTCTTTGTATCGCCGGGACCGACGGCTATTTCAAACGGGTCAATTCGGCCTGGGAACGCACATTGGGATTCAGCCGGGAGGAGTTGTGCGCGAAGCCCTTCATCGAGTTCGTTCATCCTGACGACCGGATTCGCACACAAGAGGTCATGAAACAGCTTTCGTGCGGGCAACCGGCCGTCAACTTTGAGAATCGGTATCTGTGCCGGGACGGGTCCTATCGGTGGCTGACCTGGGCGATTCCGGCTCCGGAGCAGGATCCGCCGGTATTGTATGCCGCCGCGCGCGATATCACCGAACTCAAGCAGAAGGAAGAGGCCTTGCGGCAGGCGAATGACGAGTTGGGACAGTGCGTGGCTCAGCGGACGCACGAGCTTGTGCTGGCAAACGATTCTCTTCGCATTGCGGACTCCTGGCAGCGCGCGCTGATCGAGGCGATTCAGGGGATTGTCTGGGAGTGCGACGCACGGACCTGGCGCTTCACGTTTGTCAGCCATCACGCCGAGCCGATGCTGGGTTATCCGGTCCGGCGCTGGCTCGACGAACCGGATTTCTGGCCACGCCACATCCATCCGGACGATCGAGCCTGGGCGATGGACTATTGCCTCACGTCCTCCCGGACGGAACGGAAGTACTCGTTTGAATATCGGATGATCGCCGCCGACGGGCGGACGGTGTGGCTTCAGGATATCGTGACGGTGGAGGCGGATGAGGACGGCCCGCTTCTCCTGCGGGGCGTCATGGTAGACATCACGCACCGCAAAGAGGCGGAGGAGCGGCTGCGGCAGTCGGAAGCCTTTTTCTCCTCGGTGGTCGACAATCTGCCGAATATGGTGTTCGTCAAAGATGCGAAGGAATTGCGGTTTGTGCGGCTGAACAAGGCGGGAGAAGCGCTGCTCGGCTATTCCCATCATGAATTGGTGGGGAGGAACGATCATGATTTTTTTCCGCCGGAAGAAGCCGGCGATTTTACGGCGGCGGACTGGAGGGTCTTGAGTGGCGGGCAGTTGCTGGATATTCCGGAAGAGCCGATTCAAACGAAGCATCAAGGCGTGCGGTATTTGCACACGAAGAAGATACCCATTTGCGATGCCTCCGGCGAGCCGCAATATCTGCTGGGTATTTCGGAGGATATCACCGAACGCAAGCAGATGGAGGAGGTGCTCTGCCAGACCACGGCGCAGTTGGCGGCCGTGATTGACTCCTCTCCGCTGGCCATCGTCATGCTGGACCGGGATCTCCTGGTGCGCCTCTGGAATCAGGCGGCGGAGCGCATTTTTGGCTGGACCGCCGGCGAGGTGCTCGGGCAGCCGCACCCCATCATTCCCGAGGAGAAGCAGGAGGAACATCGGGCCTTTCTGCAGCAGGCTTTCCAGAACCAGCCGGTGACCAATCGGGAGGTCATCCGCCGAAGAAAGGACGGCACGCGCATTCATGTCTCGCTGTCAACCGCCGCCATCCGCGGCGACGGCGGGGTGGTCTGTGGCGTGGTCGGCATTTTGCAAGACATCACGGAGCGAAAGCAGGCGGAAGAGGCGCTGCGGGCGAGCGAGGAACGGTGCAGTTCCTTGGTCTCGCAGGCGACCGACATCATTTATACTGCGAACATGGAGGGACGGTTTACGTTTGTGAATGCGGCCGCTTGCTCGATCATGCAGTATGGAGAGCAGGAGCTGCTGGGGCGGCATTATCTGGATCTGGTCCGCCCGGATTACCGGGAGGCGGTTCAAGCGTTCTATAAACGGCAGGTGGCCGAGCAGATTCCCGCCACCTATTGCGAATTTCCCGCGCGCACCAGGCGGGGCGAGGAAGTCTGGTTGGGCCAGCATGTGCGTTTGCGTGTGGTCGATGGGCGGATGGAGGGAGTCGAGGTGATCGCGCGCGACATCACCGAACGGAAACGGATGGAGGCGGCGCTGCAGGAGAGCGAACTGCGCTTGCGCCGTGCCGTCGAGGAGCGGGAGCAGCTGTCCCAGGATCTTCACGACAATATCATTCAAAGCGTGTACGCGATCGGCATGGGGCTGGAGGAGTGCCGCCATCTCGTGCGGGAAAACCCGGCGGAGGGCGACAAGAAGCTGGATCTGGCCATTGCCGGCCTCAATCGCGTGATTACGGACGTCCGGAATTACCTGGTGTGGGAGAAGCCTGAAGAGATTACGCCGCGGGAGCTTCCCGCCAAGCTGGCTGAACTAGTGGTGATGATGGAAAGCGTGGAGGGGCTTCGCTTTTCCCTCGACGTGGATCCTACGGTCGTTCAGCGGATGACCTCCACGGCGGCCTCTCAGTTGCTGCACATCGTCCATGAAGCTATGAGCAACAGTTTGCGCCATTCCAAGAGCCGCAGCGGCCTCGTGTCGCTGCGGACGGAAGAACGGCGTATTCGCCTTGAAGTCACAGATGACGGGGTCGGGTTCGACCCGGCGCAGGCCGCCGGCCGCGGACAGGGGCTGGGCAATATGGCGGCCCGGGCGCAAAAACTGGGGGCGCGCTTTCAAGTTGTGTCGATGCCGGGCCAGGGTACGCAGATTCTCATCGAAATGCCATTGGAGGAGCCTCATGCTGCAAGAAGCCGTTAA
- a CDS encoding response regulator transcription factor: MLQEAVKPIRLLLVDDHEVVRMGLGTLFQRSGRIDVVGEAGSAATAVSEAARLQPDVVLLDLRLPDGSGTEACRDILAACPDARVIFLTSFADEAALVATNLAGAKGYLLKTIGGPALVQAIQSVVEGQSVFDSALTNSALTRTRPAAPQAPDEPCSALSPQERRILPLIAEGKTNKEIGVILGLSDKTVKSYLYNMFQKLQVTRRSQLVSLFCNRRPD, translated from the coding sequence ATGCTGCAAGAAGCCGTTAAGCCGATTCGCCTGTTGTTGGTGGACGATCACGAAGTGGTCCGCATGGGACTGGGAACCTTGTTTCAGCGAAGCGGCCGCATCGATGTGGTGGGCGAAGCCGGCTCCGCCGCGACTGCCGTGAGTGAAGCGGCCAGGCTCCAGCCCGATGTCGTGCTCCTGGACCTCCGACTCCCAGACGGCAGCGGCACGGAAGCCTGCCGGGATATTCTTGCGGCCTGCCCCGATGCGCGGGTAATTTTTCTGACGTCGTTTGCCGACGAGGCGGCGCTGGTTGCGACCAATTTGGCCGGCGCGAAGGGCTATCTCTTGAAGACGATCGGCGGGCCGGCTCTCGTGCAGGCCATTCAGTCCGTGGTAGAGGGCCAGTCCGTGTTCGATTCGGCCTTGACCAACTCCGCGCTGACCCGCACTCGCCCGGCTGCGCCGCAAGCTCCCGACGAGCCATGCTCGGCCCTCTCGCCCCAAGAACGCCGGATTCTGCCCCTGATCGCCGAAGGCAAGACCAACAAGGAGATTGGCGTGATCCTGGGGTTGAGCGATAAGACGGTCAAAAGCTATCTTTATAATATGTTTCAGAAGTTGCAAGTGACTCGCCGCTCGCAACTGGTCTCTCTCTTCTGCAATCGCCGCCCGGATTAG
- a CDS encoding DUF420 domain-containing protein → MDLKTILWYGVLSSITLAYLVALSGVKAAHQHDVTHHSRRMIIACTIVGIWLIAYVLKQLIFGRERFGGTEHQYWTLYAPLFSIHMALAVTTIGLGAYNLYMGLHRLRYGSVGAMAAGMTRHRRMGKVLVWTFSGTMVTAYLVYLMLFQWFPS, encoded by the coding sequence ATGGACCTGAAAACGATTCTGTGGTACGGCGTACTCTCCAGCATTACTCTGGCCTACCTGGTGGCCTTGTCCGGCGTGAAGGCGGCGCATCAGCACGATGTGACGCATCATTCCCGGCGCATGATCATCGCCTGCACGATCGTCGGGATTTGGCTGATCGCCTATGTCTTGAAACAGCTCATCTTTGGCCGCGAACGCTTCGGCGGCACCGAGCATCAATATTGGACCTTGTACGCGCCTCTCTTCTCGATCCATATGGCCTTGGCGGTCACCACGATCGGACTGGGGGCCTATAACCTCTATATGGGGCTCCATCGGTTGCGGTATGGCAGCGTCGGAGCCATGGCGGCCGGTATGACGCGCCATCGCCGCATGGGCAAGGTGCTGGTGTGGACGTTTTCCGGCACGATGGTGACGGCCTATTTGGTCTACCTCATGCTGTTTCAATGGTTTCCCTCCTAA
- a CDS encoding protein-glutamate O-methyltransferase CheR encodes MEYEISPDEFQRFRTLIYDESGISLSEQKKSLLASRLSKRLRDLGLDTFSDYYEKVTLETSREEFTRMLDLISTNKTDFFREPKHFDFLRDRILPELTQLKRVRIWSSASSTGEEPYTIAMTLYDGVQNPSQWDFKILASDLSTRVLAKAASGTYDEERVRDVPEEIVKRHFLRGRGESAGMLKVKPHLADMIRFRRINLMDDQFPIKSPLDLIFCRNVMIYFDRPTQEKLVNKFHRYLKPGGYLFIGHSESLQWVTHPFKTLAPTIYQKER; translated from the coding sequence ATGGAATACGAGATTTCTCCTGATGAATTTCAGCGGTTCCGGACGTTGATCTACGACGAGAGCGGGATTTCGCTGAGCGAGCAGAAGAAGTCGCTCCTGGCCTCCCGCCTCTCCAAACGCCTGCGTGATCTGGGGCTGGACACGTTTTCGGACTACTATGAAAAGGTGACGCTGGAAACGTCGCGTGAGGAATTCACGCGGATGCTGGATCTGATTTCCACCAACAAGACCGATTTTTTCCGGGAACCGAAACATTTCGATTTTCTCCGTGACCGGATTCTTCCGGAGTTGACCCAGCTCAAGCGCGTGCGCATCTGGTCGTCGGCGTCGTCGACCGGCGAAGAGCCGTACACGATCGCCATGACGCTCTACGACGGTGTGCAGAATCCCTCCCAATGGGATTTTAAAATCCTGGCCTCCGATCTTTCGACTCGCGTGTTGGCCAAGGCGGCATCGGGCACCTATGACGAGGAGCGCGTCCGCGATGTGCCGGAGGAGATCGTCAAGCGGCATTTTCTCCGCGGCCGCGGCGAGAGCGCCGGCATGCTCAAGGTCAAGCCTCATCTGGCGGACATGATCCGGTTCCGGCGCATCAATCTGATGGACGATCAGTTTCCCATCAAGAGCCCGCTGGACCTGATCTTTTGCCGCAATGTCATGATCTATTTCGACCGGCCGACCCAGGAAAAGCTGGTCAATAAGTTCCATCGGTACTTGAAACCGGGCGGGTATTTGTTCATCGGGCACTCCGAGAGTTTGCAGTGGGTGACCCATCCCTTTAAAACGCTGGCCCCGACGATTTATCAGAAGGAGCGGTAA
- the cheD gene encoding chemoreceptor glutamine deamidase CheD, producing the protein MPPTDTDQFAHIRRMHDNRFPHEIASILPGEFFVSREPMVVYTVLGSCISACIRDPIVGVGGMNHFMLPEPKEGGNDSWGESTRYGSYAMESLINEILKRGGIKSRLEVKLFGAGKIYEGNIDVGARNAEWVLSFLKTEGLKPAKTDLGDVFPRKVYYFTESGRVLMKKIERVKNKTIFERETEYAAQIKQIKQQPAEDVTLF; encoded by the coding sequence ATGCCACCGACTGATACGGATCAATTTGCCCATATTCGGCGCATGCACGACAATCGGTTTCCGCATGAGATCGCCTCGATTCTGCCGGGGGAGTTCTTCGTGAGCCGTGAGCCGATGGTGGTCTACACCGTGCTGGGTTCCTGCATTTCTGCCTGCATTCGCGATCCCATCGTCGGCGTGGGCGGCATGAATCATTTTATGCTGCCCGAGCCGAAAGAGGGCGGGAACGACTCCTGGGGGGAATCCACGCGCTACGGCTCCTATGCGATGGAATCGCTGATCAACGAGATTCTGAAGCGGGGCGGCATCAAGAGCCGCCTTGAAGTCAAATTGTTCGGCGCCGGGAAGATCTATGAGGGCAACATCGATGTCGGCGCCAGGAATGCCGAGTGGGTGTTGAGTTTTCTCAAGACGGAAGGGCTGAAGCCGGCCAAAACCGACCTTGGGGATGTGTTTCCTCGAAAGGTCTATTACTTCACCGAGTCGGGCCGCGTGCTGATGAAGAAAATCGAACGGGTGAAGAATAAGACGATCTTCGAGCGCGAGACGGAATACGCGGCGCAGATCAAGCAGATCAAGCAGCAGCCGGCGGAGGATGTGACGTTGTTCTAG
- a CDS encoding chemotaxis response regulator protein-glutamate methylesterase has protein sequence MAKIRVLTVDDSALMRQVLASLLAKDREIEVIGSAPDPYIAREKIKALNPDVLTLDVEMPKMDGLTFLEKLMRGRPMPVIMVSSLTEAGCETTLRALELGAVDFITKPKIDLREGMEEVSQDLISKIKAAARATVRPREAAASGEKAPPKLLGSAMIKTTDTIIAIGSSTGGTEAVKNVLEVLPPNTPPIVITQHMPERFTKTWADRMNQLCRISVKEAEDGDSVLPGHALIAPGNYHMTLVRSGARYSVRINQNEPVNRHRPSVDVMFDSVAQYAGANAIGVILTGMGGDGAKGMLAMKQAGAYNIAQDEASCVVFGMPKEAIKMGGVDKVLPLNDIPSAILTEVSRRS, from the coding sequence ATGGCCAAAATACGCGTACTGACCGTTGACGATTCCGCGCTCATGCGGCAGGTGCTGGCCTCGCTTCTCGCCAAGGACCGCGAGATCGAGGTGATCGGATCCGCTCCCGATCCCTACATTGCCCGCGAGAAGATCAAAGCGTTGAATCCGGACGTCCTGACGCTTGATGTCGAAATGCCCAAAATGGACGGGCTGACCTTTCTTGAAAAGCTGATGCGGGGCCGCCCGATGCCGGTCATCATGGTGAGTTCTCTGACGGAAGCCGGCTGCGAGACCACCTTGCGGGCCTTGGAACTCGGAGCGGTGGATTTCATCACCAAACCCAAAATCGATCTTCGGGAAGGGATGGAGGAGGTGTCGCAGGACTTGATCTCCAAGATCAAGGCGGCGGCAAGAGCGACGGTGCGCCCCAGGGAGGCTGCGGCTTCGGGGGAAAAGGCCCCTCCGAAACTTCTCGGGTCGGCCATGATCAAGACGACCGATACGATCATCGCCATTGGGTCCTCGACCGGCGGCACCGAGGCGGTGAAAAACGTGCTCGAAGTGCTGCCGCCCAATACGCCGCCCATTGTGATCACCCAGCATATGCCGGAACGGTTTACGAAGACCTGGGCCGATCGCATGAATCAACTGTGCCGGATTTCCGTCAAGGAAGCGGAGGATGGCGACAGTGTGCTGCCGGGCCACGCCTTGATCGCGCCGGGCAACTATCACATGACGCTGGTCCGGAGCGGCGCGCGCTATTCGGTCCGCATCAATCAAAATGAACCGGTCAACCGCCACCGCCCGTCGGTGGACGTCATGTTCGATTCGGTGGCGCAATATGCAGGCGCCAACGCGATCGGGGTGATTCTCACGGGCATGGGCGGCGATGGCGCCAAGGGGATGCTGGCGATGAAGCAGGCCGGCGCCTACAACATCGCCCAAGATGAGGCGAGCTGTGTGGTCTTCGGCATGCCGAAGGAAGCGATCAAAATGGGCGGCGTCGATAAGGTGCTGCCGCTCAACGATATTCCCAGCGCCATTCTGACCGAGGTGTCCCGTCGTTCGTAA
- a CDS encoding STAS domain-containing protein: MQITHRTAGSADILDLDGQFNFSARNAFTTALGTLTKRGATHVLFNFRHVTFIDSAAIGLLAIAAQQCKLVKCTLGVVGAQGAVKQVLALARIDQLIPTFPDEAAALGGKAA; encoded by the coding sequence ATGCAGATCACACACCGCACAGCAGGATCCGCCGACATTCTCGATCTCGACGGCCAATTCAATTTCAGCGCCCGCAACGCCTTTACCACTGCGCTGGGAACCCTGACGAAACGCGGGGCCACCCACGTGCTGTTCAATTTTCGGCACGTGACTTTTATCGACAGCGCCGCCATCGGCCTCTTGGCGATCGCGGCACAGCAGTGCAAGCTGGTCAAATGCACGCTCGGCGTGGTTGGCGCGCAGGGAGCCGTCAAGCAAGTCCTGGCCCTGGCCCGTATCGATCAGCTGATTCCGACGTTTCCCGACGAAGCGGCGGCGCTTGGCGGGAAGGCGGCGTGA
- a CDS encoding STAS domain-containing protein — protein MLITERSVPNAVVLDLSGDLTYAHREAFKATVEALRQKGCRHVILNMADVRFVDSSGLGLLALVSQNFKLAQGKISMLRPQSYVREILGLANIPKLIPVFDNEHEAITGRAEAA, from the coding sequence ATGCTGATTACAGAACGATCGGTTCCTAACGCTGTGGTGCTCGATCTTAGCGGAGACTTAACCTATGCGCACCGCGAGGCCTTCAAGGCCACGGTGGAGGCCTTGCGCCAGAAAGGCTGCCGGCACGTCATCCTCAATATGGCGGATGTCCGGTTTGTGGACAGTTCCGGGCTTGGGCTGCTGGCGCTGGTCTCGCAGAATTTCAAGCTGGCTCAGGGGAAGATCAGCATGCTGCGGCCGCAGAGCTATGTGCGGGAGATCTTGGGGCTGGCGAATATTCCCAAGCTGATTCCGGTCTTCGATAACGAGCATGAGGCTATCACCGGGCGCGCAGAGGCGGCCTAG